The Prionailurus bengalensis isolate Pbe53 chromosome B1, Fcat_Pben_1.1_paternal_pri, whole genome shotgun sequence genomic interval AGCGAGGGGTCTGGTCCCTCCCCACCCAGAGGGTCTGTGACTCTCAAACAACAGGAATCCTGAGGCCAAATTCAGGGTGGAGACATGCAGAAATGCAGCGTGCTGCTCCCTCTGACAGGAGAGTCCTTCATAACTTTCCTTTCTCCATCCTGCGTTCCTGACTCAGACTCACTTGCCCTGGCCTCTCCCTTTCTCCGGCCTGGGAAGGGTGTCGGCAGGTCCCCGGGCCCAGGGTGCTGGGTAGTAGCCCAGGCCCCACCTTACCGTAGTGCTTGTCTTCTTTGTAGGATGGGGTGTAGCCGGGCTCACAGATCTTGCTGCACTTGGGGGTGTCCCCCTCTCCTGTGCATGGGGGCCGGGAGCCATTCACGTGGTGCTCACAGGGAGGGATGGAGTAGGGTCTGCAGCCTGGGGGGGACCAAGTGGAAAAAAGGGTGTCAGCCGACAGCTTCTTCAGAAGCCCCTTGAAgcagagggcagagctggggtgacAGGGGCAGTAGGTCAAATACACAGCATTCCCCACACTGTGCTAACTCCGCCTTCTTCTCCAGCCTCCTGCCTTCCACCCTCAACTGTCACTTTGTAATGCACAATGAGCCTGTTACTGTTCTTTGATATAAAATCCATCTAGCCAGATATGCGCTGATGGCAGACACTCACCTACATGGGAATCATAGAGGCCACCAGAAACCAGGCCTTGTTTTGTCCAGAAGTTCCAAGCTTCAGCAGGAAAGCCCCCATTACAGCTGAGAAAAGAGCCATTCATTAAATTCACTGTGAGAGAAGTTGTAGCTGCTCCCAGACCACTGCCTGGGGCCCCAGGGTTGCAACTGGCCCagcagctctcctgggtctcagcCAACCCCACTTCATCCCCTCCTTGGCTAGTCACTTCTTCCAGGgaatcaccaccaccatcctcaACAAGTCGGAACGACACTCTTCTTCCTGTCTACCCCAAACTAGGCTGTGTCCTTCCTGGAACACGGAATGCACATTGCAATTCCCTGGTGTTTTAATACAGAAAATGCGAAGGCCAAGGACTGGTGTGAGGTGAGGCCTTGGCACTGTTTTTTAAACTCCCAGGTATTTCTAATCTGCAGCCACATCTGAGAACCACGTTATAAAACCAAGGCCAGAGCTGGCAAAAAGGCAAGCACCCAACATTCTTAATTACAGAAAACAGACCCCAAGGCTATTACATTTCCTTCAGCAAGAAGAGGGAACAAAGATGACAAAAACCAGGCCTGAGATCTGAAACTTAATCACATATTCCAAGACCATCTGTGTTGTGCCTGGACCCCACCACCCACACCCAGCACTGTGGGGTCAGCCCGGTTTTAGGCGGCTCCCAGAAAAGAGCAGTCACGCCAGGCCTGCTTCTGGACTCCCCAGGTCCCCAAGATGTCCCAGCAAAGGACCGTTATCTGACCTGCAAGTACCactcctgtcctcagggagccctCAGCCGCTGTCCAGGAGGCCTCCGCCTGGGGACTCCCAGTGCCATTCCCAGGGGCCCGGCTCCCACAGTGGAGGATGCTGCTTCAGACTCACCCATCCCCACACTGGTCACCACAGCAGGTGAGCATGTCCTCGGCGGACACCTCCACATTGACGTGGccattggtgaggatgcagatcCGGTCAGAAATGGCTTCCACAGCCCCAAATGCCTGCAGGAAAACAAGCCCCACGCAGGTGAGCCCCACTCCTGGACTGTGGGCCCCACCGGCCACCGTCCACAGCATCAGAGGACCACAGCAGGCAGCTCAGACCTTGCTGACTAGTCTCTCCCAAGGTCAGTGAGGGTCTTGGTGCTCAAGCTGGTCTTTAAAGTTAGGAGACCCATCCACCCCACATCTCTATCTGGTCACTCagctcatttctaaaatgtggtTTCTGTTAACAGAAAAAACAGCTCacacaaaggacaaatactgtatgatttcactaataCAAGGTATCTAGGCTGGTCAgtaagagacagaaaggagaggggTGGTTGTTGGGAGGCAGGGAACGGAGGGGCAGTGTTTAATTTCCACACTTACAGATGACAAGAGTTCTATGGATGGACGATGGTGATGCGTTCACAAtaacgtgaatgtacttaacgcCACTGaacagtacacttaaaaatggctaggacaggggcgcctgggtggctcagttaagcatctgcttcagctcaggtcatgatctcgcggtccgtgagttcaagccccacatcgggctctgtgctgacagctcagagcctggagcctgcttcagattctatgtctccctctctctctctgcccctcccctgctcacacactctctctctaaaaaataaatgattaaaagaaaaacttttaattaaaaaaatggctaaggtagctcaggtcatgatctcacacttcatggttttgagccccagctcaggctctgtgctgacagctcagtgcctggaacctgctttggactctgcgtctctctgccccttgcttgcttgtgctctgtctctgtctctcaaaaatgaataagcgttaaaaaaaaattgccgaccaaaaatggctaagatggttaATATACCACGTGCACTTTACCAcagttaaacaaaattaagacaGCTCATTGACAGAGATGGATGTTTCTCCACGAAGCAGAGTAGGAGTCTAATGGTGCTTGCTGATGGCCTGGGACAGCGcatcaaacagaaaaagagacagcCTCACAGCACACACACAGGCCACCCAGGGCACTTTGCGTATCTATCTATTCTTCCACCACAGatcttcataatttttatgtTGACAGAAACGAAGGCTCAGCAAGTTCCCATAACTTGCCTAGTCATGGCTGATCTGACAGCTGTCCCCCCACGTCACTCCAGCCCCTCTCACCCAGCAGGAACCACAGGAACCCTGGTCTCGGATCTCTTTGATGGTCGGGCAGTTAGGCCAGTGTTCCCGGGCATCGAAGTTTTCAGGCAGAACCATGTCCTCGGCAAACGAAACTCTAGATAAAGGAAGGCCTCCGTGACAAGCTTGCATGTCacaaaccacccccacccctaaaGAGGCCAGTGACTTCGGGCCAGGCCACCGCCTGGCAAGGGAGACACAAGGGAGACACAAGGGAGACAAGCCCAAGATGATGGCTGCAGGGCTGTCCCCTGGGAATTCTGTAGAACCAAACCAGGAATTCTACTGCTCAACACAGCTTCTCATTCCCTATGCTGTTTTCCAGTCTTATTTTCTGGAGTATCTTTCAAGAGTTTTGGCCACAAAGTCCACACAACTGTGTTTCGTCCTCCCCTAACCTGCCCCACACAGGGTCTGCCCAGGGTCCTTGCATCAATTTTAGTATCTTCACCACCGTGTTAAGTCTCATAGCTATTCCATCTGTGTTGTCAGAGATTTCTAATGCTTCTTACAAGAGTAATGTCTACATGAAAATGCCCACTGCAGAGttctctagaaaaaaatggaacattaaTGGAGATCATATGACTTTTCTTAAATTCTCCTTAAACCGTTTAAGACTGGGGTCCATCCCGGTCATGCAGAACCAGACCTGGGGCCTTTTCCATTGGGGCTCTGAGACACCTGCAGCAGCACAAAACACGGGCACTGGGGGCTGAGCCCTGTCAGGTGGCGTCCTTGCGGCTCTGGGAGGGGGAGACCTGTGGGTGCCAAggcctcctttcttccctccttcccgcTGTGCCAAACACACACCTGCGGTTCCCATGGCAGCGGGGCAGGTGCAACAGAGTATCTATCCCCCAGGGAGCAGGCACTCACCTCTGGGGCAACTTGGGCCCACCCAGGATGGTGCCGCACAGCCTCCTCAGGTAGCTCGGCTCCACATGGTAAAAGTTGTGTCCAGCCTGGAAGAGAGCCCCGCCCGCAGCAGTTAACAGAGGGGGTGTCTAGGGATGCGGGTGGATGGAAGTATGCACACCGCCCACATGCAACGCCTGACAAGGCCAGGGCTCAGCTCAGCAGAGCGAGGGGGGTTGGGGCCCTCTTAGAGAACACACGTGTCCCCAAATTCATGGTGAAACCTAACCCTTGATGGCACCTGGAAGTGAGGCCTTCAggagatgattaggtcatgagggtggagactTCACGAATGAGATTAGTCTCCTTATAAAGGAGACCTCAGAGAGctggcctgcccctcccactAAGCGAGGACACAATGAACAGTCACCCATCTGCAACATAAGAGTGCCCTCCCTAGAGCCCAACCATGCTGGCGCCCTGAAATTgtacttccagcctccagaaccacaagcaatacttttctatttataagccacccagtctgtggtattttgttacagcagcccgaa includes:
- the CTSB gene encoding cathepsin B isoform X2 gives rise to the protein MWQLLATLSCLVVLTNAQSRPPLQLLSDELVDYVNKRNTTWKAGHNFYHVEPSYLRRLCGTILGGPKLPQRVSFAEDMVLPENFDAREHWPNCPTIKEIRDQGSCGSCWAFGAVEAISDRICILTNGHVNVEVSAEDMLTCCGDQCGDGCNGGFPAEAWNFWTKQGLVSGGLYDSHVGCRPYSIPPCEHHVNGSRPPCTGEGDTPKCSKICEPGYTPSYKEDKHYGCNSYSVSNSEKEIMAEIYKNGPVEAAFSVFSDFLLYKSGFFKILRGRDHCGIESEVVAGIPCTEQYWKRI
- the CTSB gene encoding cathepsin B isoform X1, yielding MWQLLATLSCLVVLTNAQSRPPLQLLSDELVDYVNKRNTTWKAGHNFYHVEPSYLRRLCGTILGGPKLPQRVSFAEDMVLPENFDAREHWPNCPTIKEIRDQGSCGSCWAFGAVEAISDRICILTNGHVNVEVSAEDMLTCCGDQCGDGCNGGFPAEAWNFWTKQGLVSGGLYDSHVGCRPYSIPPCEHHVNGSRPPCTGEGDTPKCSKICEPGYTPSYKEDKHYGCNSYSVSNSEKEIMAEIYKNGPVEAAFSVFSDFLLYKSGVYQHVTGEMMGGHAVRILGWGVENDTPYWLVGNSWNTDWGDNGFFKILRGRDHCGIESEVVAGIPCTEQYWKRI